The following proteins are co-located in the Hominilimicola fabiformis genome:
- a CDS encoding cobyric acid synthase, producing the protein MAKAIMIQGTMSNAGKSIIAAALCRIFKQDGFKAAPFKSQNMALNSYITDEGLEMGRAQVVQAEAAGVKPSVLMNPILLKPTNDKGSQVIVNGEVQGDMNAVDYFKYKKKLVPDIMKAYNKLSEMYDIIVIEGAGSPAEINLKQDDIVNMGMAKMADAPVLLVGDIDRGGVFAQLYGTVMLLDDEEKSRIKGTIINKFRGDVEILRPGLDMIENLTNVPVVGVVPYGHFMIDDEDSLSERFENKTVNVIDIAVVRFPRISNFTDFNVFECIDGVSVRYVNNVSEIGNPDMIILPGSKNTVADLLWMRENGIEAAVKKSKCPIFGICGGYQMLGEKITDTDGVENGGSVRGMGLLPMKTEFKTEKTRTIVNGVFENMTGTLKSLNGTEFEGYEIHMGKSEFSVPYMTKLSNGKQDGISQGDVYGSYVHGIFDKCADKIVKCLCDKKGIDSTKIKSIDMAELKEREYDRLADMVRESLDMDLIYKIINKEV; encoded by the coding sequence GTGGCTAAAGCGATTATGATACAGGGAACAATGTCCAATGCGGGAAAAAGCATTATTGCGGCGGCATTGTGCAGAATTTTTAAGCAGGACGGCTTTAAGGCTGCACCGTTTAAGTCGCAGAATATGGCGCTCAATTCGTATATCACTGACGAGGGACTTGAAATGGGGCGTGCACAGGTCGTACAGGCAGAGGCGGCAGGCGTAAAGCCGTCTGTTTTGATGAACCCGATTTTACTTAAACCTACCAACGATAAAGGATCACAAGTTATTGTAAACGGTGAAGTTCAGGGCGATATGAATGCGGTGGACTACTTTAAATATAAGAAGAAACTTGTACCCGACATTATGAAAGCGTATAACAAACTGTCGGAAATGTACGATATAATCGTTATTGAGGGGGCGGGAAGTCCTGCGGAAATAAATTTGAAACAGGACGATATTGTCAATATGGGCATGGCGAAAATGGCTGACGCACCTGTTCTGCTTGTCGGTGACATTGACAGGGGCGGTGTTTTTGCACAGCTTTACGGAACTGTTATGTTGCTTGATGATGAGGAAAAGTCGAGAATTAAGGGGACAATTATAAATAAATTTCGCGGTGACGTGGAAATCTTGCGTCCCGGACTTGATATGATTGAAAATCTTACGAATGTACCTGTTGTCGGAGTTGTTCCGTACGGTCATTTTATGATTGACGATGAGGACAGCCTGTCGGAACGTTTTGAAAATAAGACTGTAAATGTGATTGATATTGCGGTTGTACGTTTTCCGCGAATTTCAAACTTTACCGATTTTAACGTGTTTGAATGCATAGACGGTGTGTCGGTAAGGTATGTTAATAATGTGAGTGAAATCGGTAATCCCGATATGATTATACTTCCGGGAAGTAAAAATACTGTTGCCGACCTTTTGTGGATGAGGGAAAACGGTATTGAGGCGGCGGTTAAAAAAAGTAAATGCCCTATTTTCGGTATATGTGGCGGTTATCAAATGCTTGGTGAAAAAATCACCGATACAGACGGCGTGGAAAACGGCGGAAGTGTTCGCGGTATGGGACTTTTGCCGATGAAAACGGAGTTTAAAACCGAAAAGACAAGAACGATAGTAAACGGTGTTTTTGAAAATATGACGGGGACACTAAAAAGCCTTAACGGCACTGAATTTGAGGGATATGAAATTCATATGGGTAAAAGTGAATTTAGTGTCCCTTATATGACGAAGCTGTCAAACGGCAAGCAAGACGGAATTTCACAAGGTGACGTTTACGGAAGTTATGTACACGGCATATTTGATAAGTGTGCCGATAAAATTGTCAAGTGTTTGTGTGACAAAAAGGGTATAGACAGTACAAAAATCAAGAGCATTGATATGGCGGAACTGAAAGAACGTGAATATGACAGGCTTGCCGATATGGTGCGTGAAAGTCTTGATATGGACTTGATATACAAAATTATTAACAAAGAGGTGTAG
- a CDS encoding precorrin-8X methylmutase: protein MEFENVLPSEIEKRSFEIIESELPHDIEKKIKPIVKRVIHTTADFDYLDNLCFSENVVEIIKNAIKNGADIVTDTQMARSGINKKRLASYGGEVHCFMSDEDVAKAAKENGTTRAVASMEKASKLEKDVIFAVGNAPTALIELDKLIKNGQINPIAIIGVPVGFVNVVQAKELIMTSGVPYIVARGRKGGSNVAAAICNAIIYDLKTD from the coding sequence ATGGAATTTGAAAACGTATTGCCTTCAGAAATCGAAAAGAGGAGTTTTGAAATCATAGAGAGCGAACTTCCGCACGATATAGAAAAAAAGATTAAACCGATTGTTAAACGTGTTATTCACACAACCGCCGATTTTGATTATCTTGACAATTTGTGTTTTTCGGAAAACGTGGTTGAGATTATAAAGAACGCGATAAAGAACGGTGCGGATATTGTAACCGATACGCAAATGGCACGTTCGGGAATAAACAAAAAACGTCTTGCGTCATACGGCGGAGAGGTGCATTGTTTTATGTCCGACGAGGACGTTGCAAAAGCCGCAAAGGAAAACGGCACTACAAGAGCCGTTGCGAGTATGGAAAAAGCGTCAAAACTTGAAAAAGACGTGATTTTTGCTGTGGGAAATGCACCGACCGCACTTATAGAACTTGACAAACTCATAAAGAACGGTCAAATTAATCCGATTGCGATAATCGGTGTACCTGTCGGCTTTGTGAATGTTGTGCAGGCAAAAGAATTGATTATGACATCGGGTGTGCCGTATATAGTCGCAAGAGGCAGAAAAGGCGGCTCAAATGTGGCCGCCGCAATCTGTAATGCAATTATTTATGATTTAAAAACCGATTGA
- a CDS encoding cob(I)yrinic acid a,c-diamide adenosyltransferase: MIHIYCGDGKGKTTASIGLAVRCGGYGKKVLFMQFLKGSYTGELEVLGKCENIKVMRCDKNYGFFRSMSDSDKENIVKCHNENLQYALDNMNEFDMIVLDEIFASYNYDLVDKASVRNIVENYGGELVMTGRNPDEWFCERADYISEIKKIKHPYDKGIVAREGIEY, translated from the coding sequence ATGATACACATATATTGCGGTGACGGCAAAGGCAAAACGACCGCTTCAATCGGTCTTGCGGTGCGTTGCGGCGGTTACGGTAAAAAAGTGCTTTTTATGCAGTTCTTAAAAGGCTCGTATACGGGGGAACTTGAAGTTTTGGGTAAGTGTGAGAATATAAAGGTTATGCGCTGTGACAAAAACTACGGCTTTTTCAGAAGTATGTCCGACAGTGACAAAGAAAATATCGTGAAATGCCATAACGAAAATTTACAGTATGCACTTGATAATATGAATGAATTTGATATGATAGTGCTTGACGAAATTTTTGCGTCATATAATTATGATTTGGTTGATAAGGCGAGTGTGAGAAATATTGTTGAAAATTACGGCGGCGAGCTTGTTATGACGGGCAGAAACCCTGATGAATGGTTTTGTGAAAGAGCCGACTATATTTCTGAAATTAAAAAGATAAAGCACCCATATGACAAGGGAATTGTTGCAAGAGAGGGGATAGAATATTAA